The DNA region GTCTGATTCAGTAAATGTTCTAGCAGCTAATAAACAGTGCAGCAGATCCACACACATCATATCTACCTTAGATTAGTTAAATCTGAAGTCAAATATATTTATTTTGTGAGGATACCTGTTACCCTATTGGCATTATCATAATAATCTTATAAAGTGTACAAGTACAACTTTGTACAATTCATTTTTAATCGGAGAGTATGTTTATGTTGGAGGATATTATGTCTGTTATAAGATTTTTTACCCCTAATAGAATAGATGATAAAAGTGAAAATATTACAATATTAAAACTAATTGGTGGAATTATTACTGGGTTATCATTAATTTTTATTGCTTTCGCAACTTTAACTAGTTTTTCTCAATTGATCGTTGAAAAATTTGGTATTGTTGAGATTAGTAATGCAACTATATATATTTTTATAGGAGTCTTTATTATATGGCTGACACTTACAAAAATTGGGACTAAAAAAGATGATCAGCAAACTTAGTAGCATTAATTTAAGTGTAATTGTGTTACTCGCCAAGACAAATCATCAGCCAACTAACTTATCCTCTCCCTCACCCAAGCGCGAAAGGATTTGAGCAAAGCAATTTCACCCATACATTTACTTTGCTCAATAAATCTGCTTATCTCACTCACTGAAACTATAGGAAAGGCAATACTAAACTTACACTCGACATATTGCCCCTCTATCAACTGATAAAATTTTAAATTTTGTCCATCATATCTCCAAAGTTCAGTTACACCCAAGGCTGAATAAATCCCCAATTTGTTAACTGAACTACTGGTAATGTCAATCTCAATTGCTAAATCAGGCGGCGGATCATTTTCTAAATTTAGCTTTACCTTACCTCTAATAGCTGGTTCGTTTTGGATATAGTAGCAAGTATCTGGTTCTATTCCCCGCTTTGTAATTCTTCGTTTTAATGTTGTAGAACCAGCACTTATAATTTCTATTCCTAATTCTTCAGCCAAGACTAGAATAAATCGGTCAAACTGAATCTTAGGATTTTCGTGTTCAAAAAGTGGAGTCATAATTTCTAAAACACCGCAATCATAAGCAAACCGAGAACCTCTATCTTCACCTGTATCTCTCAACAAGGCTTCAAAGGTTTCCCAGCTAATGTTATGTAGCACTGTTCTTTGTTCACCAACCGTTGACTTGACAAGCATATTAAAATAATTTGTAATTTGTAATTAATTCATGATTTTAAGCTATCTTTCCACGCACCCAAGCGCTGAATGATTGCACCAAATCAATTTCATCCATAGTTTTACTTTGCTGGATAAATCTATTCATTTCACTAACAGAAATTAAAGGAAAAGCTATACTTAACTTAATCTCAATATACTGGTTTTCTACTAATTGGTAAAATTTTAAAACTTCTCCATTATATGTCCATAATTCTCCTACACCTAAAGCTGCATAAATATTAAATTTATTAACAGAGCTGCTAGTAATATCAATTTCAACTGCTAAATCTGGTGCTGGGTCTGTTGTTAAATCTAATTCTTGTTTACCCCTAATTAGTGGCTCATTTTGAATATAATAGCAAGTATCTGGTTCTATTACCTTTGTTATTGGTTTACGTTTCAATGTTGTAGAACCAGCACTTCTAATTTTAGTTTTTAATTCCACTGCTAAAGCGAATATCAATCGGTCAAACTGAATTTTAGGATTTTCGTGTTCAAAAAGTGGAGTCATGATTTCTAAAGTGCCACAGTCGTAAGCAAACCGAGAACCTCTATCTTCACCTGTATCTCTCAGCAAGGCTTCAAAGGTTTCCCAGCTAACGTTGTGTAGGACTGTTCTTTGTTCCGCAGGCGTTGATTTGACAAGCATATTAAAATAATTCGTAATTCGTAATTCTTAATTCGTAATTAAGATTTGTAATGGGATTTAGACTGCACCACAAAACTTGTTAAACCTCCAGAATTAGTTAAAATATTTATTCTGTCAGGATATTAGATAAAATCCCGATGATTTTACATATATCATTAATATAATACTCGCTCAAGTCGATTTCAATCACTTGCCCAATGAGCTTCAAAAACTTCCAGTTAGTTCCAGTGGTGACAGTTCCATAAGTTGCCTGAATGTTATTACCCTCACGTTCATTAAACAATTTAGCTGCTAACATCTCTGCTACACACTGACCTAATCCTGCATTGATATTTTCTTTCTTGGCTTCTACAATTGTGACAACTGGTGCGTTCAGAATGAGTAACTCTGGTGAACGGCTAATAATAAAATCGCAATTTCCATTTAAACCTTGGGCTGAATCAACAGTAAAATCGATACCAGAAAATAAACTTATTTGATTATTTAAATATTTCCTTACAGCAATTAAAACTGGTGTAATAATCATCTCTGAACGGGATTTTTCAGTATTACTAGCAAGAGCTAAAGGTACATTTTCCCGCAAGACTTCTGCAAGTAATGGTGGACACTCTACTTCATGTACAGATGCAAATATATCAATTTTATCAGAAATAGTTAGGCCAAAGGTTTTTCTAACTCTATCTAAAGTAAAGTCACTGTATGACACTTTAGTTACTCCTGTAAATAATCCAGATAATTAAATTGTGCCAACTATTAGCAAGATATGTTGCTGATATTTGGCACAATTAGTATCGGAATATTTTGTAACTTTAAGCAAGAAAACCTGCAAAAAAGTCCAGAGTTTCTTTCAGTGCTTTGATGAAAATATCAATTTCCTCGCGGGTGTTGTAGAAAGATAGACTTGCTCGTGCGGTTGCAGCAAGTCCTAAGTAACGGTGTAATGGTTGTGTGCAGTGGTGTCCAGAACGGATGGCAACGCCTTCTTGATCTAATAATGTAGATAAGTCGTTGGCGTGGACTTCTCCGGCGGTGAACGACGCAAGAGCGGCTCTCCCTTCACCTTTAGCATTTGGTTTGGGGCCGTAAATTCTAATTTGGGGAATTTGCTCTAATTGTTGGAACAAATAAGCGGTTAATTCTGCTTCGTAGGCGTGGATTTTATCCATGCCGATACTGCTAAGATAATCGATCGCAGCACCAAGTGCGATCGCTTCTCCAATTGCAGGTGTACCAGCTTCAAATTTATGCGGTAATTCTGCATAAGTGGAATGGTCTAAATACACCTCTGCAATCATCTCACCACCACCAAAAAATGGTGGCATTGATTCTAGCAATTCCAACTTGCCATACAGAAATCCTATCCCAGTTGGCGCACACATTTTATGACCAGATGCTACCAACCAGTCACAATCTATTTTCTGCACATCTACAGGGTAGTGGGGAACACTTTGGCAAGCATCAACTAAAAATTTAGCACCGTAGCTGTGAGCGATCGCACCAATTTCTTCTACTGGATTAATGCAACCCAAAGCATTAGAAATATGCACCACCGACACCAATTTTGTTTTGTCGGAAATCAGCTTTTTAAACTGTGACAAATCAAAAGTTTCTTCTGGTGTTAATTCTACAAATTTCAGTACTGCACCCGTTTTTTGTGCGACCAATTGCCAAGGCACAATATTACTGTGGTGTTCCATCACCGAGAGAATAATCTCATCTCCCGGCTGCAAATTATTCATTCCCCAACTGTAGGCTACTAGGTTAATAGCTTCGCTTGCGTTGCGGGTGTAGACGATTTCCTGACGCGATGCAGCATTGATGAATTTGGCAACTTTATCTCTAGCACCTTCATAAGCATCAGTAGCTTTAGCACTCAGAGAATGAGCGCCTCGATGGACGTTAGCATTATATTGCTCGTAATAATCCCGTAGAGTATTTAATACGAACAAAGGCTTTTGCGATGTCGCAGCATTATCGAGATAAACCAAGGGTTTCTCATTAACTTCCTGATGCAATATCGGGAAGTCAGCGCGAACTTTATCAGCAAGGGTTTTGGTAGGAGTAAAAGTCATTGGTAGATTAGTTATTACTCATTAGTCAGGGACTTGAGATTATTTACTATGTTTAAAAGGATTTCTCGCAGAGAGGGAATCGGTATTTGGTTGATAACTTCAGCAGCGAAGGCATTAATTAACAACTTCCGAGCATCGTTTTCATCAATTCCCCGACTTTGCAGATAAAATATTTCATCATCTTCCAATTGGCTAACGGTAGCACCATGAGCGCACTTTACATTATCCGCAGTAATTTCCAATTGGGGTTTCGTATCAACTCTGGCTTTAGACGATAACAGCAAATTGCGATTCAACTGAGACGCATTTGTTAACTGCGCTGGTTTAGGTACAAAAACTTTACCATTGAACACCGCATGAGCGCGATCGCCTACAATACATTTATGCAATTGGTCACTTGTACCGTGAGGATAGTTAAGTGCGATCGCACTGTGAGTATCAGACAACTGCTTACCAGAAATTATCGTCAAACCATTGAGAGTAGTCTGTGTCTGCTCACCAGTTTGCAAAATCTCCAAATTATGCCGCGACAACTTTGCACCTAAAGTTATGGCATGACTTGTATATCGACTATCACGAGCCTGTGCGATCGCTGTTTTCCCAATATGAAAAGCTTCTGCACCTTCTTGCTCAACCCTAATGTGACTAACTTGGGCATTTTCACCAACCCAAATTTCCGTAACCGCGTTAGTTAAATAAACTCCGTCCTCCGCGCTCTTGGCGTCTTGGCGGTTCGTATATTCCTCAACCAACGTCACCTGCGAACCACTTTCCGCCACCACCAAACAACGCGGCTGCGAAATCGTCGCAGTCTCCCCCGCAACCGAAATAAACACCAAATGAATTGGCGTTTCAACTACCACATTCTTCTTCACCCACACCACAGCAGCATCAGTTATCCCAGCCGTATTGAGAGCAGTAAAAACTTCCTGCGCTCCCTCAGCTTGAGCTAAATATTGCTGTACACCCTCCTGCTCAACCGCAGACAAACCAGCCAAATTACTCACGACAATTCCAGATGGCAAATCTGAAACTGCGGATAACTCCGGCGCAAAAACGCCATTCACAAATATCAAACGACTATTAGCCGCTTCTGGCAAAATATCCAATTCTACAGACGCGAAATTTCGCGCCTCTACATTAAATTGCACCTTTCGTAGAGACGACAAATCAGTAAACCGCCATTCTTCCTCGCGGGTAGTCGGGATAATCGAGTGACGTACCCAATTAGCAGCACTTTGGCGTAATTCCTGCAACCAACCTTCTGTTTTAGTTGCCGTTACTTGATTTAACAACCCAGTCAGATAATCATCTCTATCTAACATAGATGTCAAACTGACTGCATTTGAATTAGGTATTGGACTAGGAGATACTTGAATATTCATTACACACCCACCTCAGCAGCCGCAAATTCTTCCAGCACCCAGTCATAACCGCGAGATTCTAATTCCAGCGCCAGTTCCTTACCACCACTCGTAATAATCTGCCCTTGTGCCATCACATGCACAAAATCAGGCACAATATAATCGAGTAATCGCTGGTAGTGAGTAATCAAAATTGTAGAATTTTCTGGAGTTGCCAGTTGATTTACACCATTCGCCACAATTCGGAGCGCGTCAATATCCAAACCCGAATCAGTTTCATCCAAAATTCCTAACTTTGGTTCTAGCAGCGCCATTTGCAGAATTTCATTCCGCTTCTTCTCACCACCAGAAAACCCTTCATTTAAACTCCGACTGAGAAAACTGGAATTCATCTTCACCACATCCAGCTTTTCCTCAATCAAATCATCAAAATCAAAAGCGTCTATTTCTTCTAGACCTTGCGCCTTCCGACGAGAATTGTACGCCACCCGCAAGAAATCCAAATTGCTCACACCCGGAATTTCTAACGGATACTGAAACGCCAAAAATACACCACTTCTAGCGCGTTCCTCCGGCTCCAACTCCAACAAATTTTGTCCCTGGAAAATCACCTCACCGCCAGTCACCTCATACGCCGGATGTCCAGCCAACACCTTAGAAAAGGTACTCTTACCAGAACCATTCGGCCCCATAATCGCATGAATTTCACCCGATCGCACCTCCAGATTCACACCCTTCAAAATCGGTGTCCCATCAACATTAGCCGTCAGATTCCGTACTGACAGCACAACTTCACTATTTTCAATAATCATCTTCTCTCCTTCTCTTTCTCTGCGCTCTTGGCGTCTTCTCTACGAGACGCTCCGCGAAGGCGGTTCGTTACTCTTCCAAAAGATAAACACAGAACGCCGATGTCCCTGTGTTTATCCTTGCTTCCATTTATCCAACACTGCCTTCCAACTTCAAACTCAACAACTTATCAGCTTCCACAGCAAACTCCATCGGTAGCTGATTGAAAACATCCTTACAGAAGCCGCTAATCATCATCGAAATAGCATCTTCCGAAGAAATGCCCCGTTGAGCAAAGTAAAATAACTGATCTTCCCCAATTTTAGAAGTAGAAGCTTCATGCTCCACCTTCGCACCGTTATTTTGCACCTGAATATAAGGGAAAGTGTTGGCATGGGCATTATCCCCAATCAGCATTGAGTCACACTGAGAATAATTTCTCGCCCCTTTTGCCGTCGGGTTAACTTTCACCAAACCTCGGTAACTATTACTAGAATTACCTGCGGAGATTCCTTTAGAAATAATTGTACTGCGGGTATTCTTACCTACGTGAATCATCTTACTACCCGTATCGGCTTGCTGCTGATGATTTGTCAGCGCCACCGAGTAGAACTCACCCACAGAATTATCACCCACCAACACACAGCTAGGATATTTCCAAGTAATTGCTGAACCTGTTTCTACTTGAGTCCAGGAAATCTTAGAATTTACGCCCTGACACAAACCGCGCTTGGTGACAAAGTTGTAAATACCGCCTTTACCATTGGCATCGCCAGCGTACCAGTTTTGCACAGTGGAATATTTAATTTCGGCGTTGTCGAGAGCGACAAGTTCCACAACTGCGGCGTGCAACTGGTTGCTGTCATACATCGGGGCGGTACAACCTTCGAGGTAAGAAACATAACTACCTTCTTCGGCGACAATCAAAGTCCGCTCAAATTGTCCCGTATCACCAGAGTTGATGCGGAAGTAGGTAGACAGTTCCATTGGGCATTTCACGCCTTTAGGAATGTAGACAAAAGAACCATCGCTAAATACGGCGGCGTTCAAGGCGGCAAAATAATTGTCAGCGATAGGAACAACGCTACCCAAATATTTTTTGATCAGTTCTGGGTGTTCTTGCAACGCTTCGGAAAACGAACAGAAAATAACGCCATCTTCCGCTAGCTTTTCTTTAAATGTAGTAGCGACAGAAACGCTATCGAAAATTGCATCAACGGCGACATTTGCCAGCCGTTTCTGTTCAGATAGAGAAATGCCTAATTTCTCGAAGGTTTCTAAAAGGGTTGGATCAACTTCATCCAAGCTGTTTAGTTTTTCTTTCTTACGTTTTGGCGCTGAGTAATAAATGATATCCTGATAATTTATTGGCGGATACTTGACATTCGGCCAAGTTGGTTCCGTCATTTTTTGCCACTGGCGATAAGCTCTGAGGCGAAAGTCCAGCATGAACTGCGGCTCGTTCTTCTTAGAGGAGATCAAGCGGATAACGTCCTCGTCTAGTCCACGCGGAATAGTGTCGGCCTCAATGTCGGTGACAAAGCCGTACTTGTAGGGTTGGTTGACTAAGGTTTTGACAGTGGCACTCATCAGTAATAATCTCTCGTGTTCGGAACTTGAATCTCTCTATAAGGATGGGAGACGGGGTTTCTTTAGCCGATTCCCATCTACCGTTACGGAATGGTTACACGGCTGCTAGAATAGTGGTGGAGAGTAAAACAACAGCTATGTTGTTTAATCTATCTTCATTTTACGCTAAATTAACAACAACAATGTTGTCAAAGTCAAACAATTTTGGATTTTAGATTTGCAATTTGGGATTGAAAGAGACCACAAGGGTGCTTGGCTCAAGGATTTTAGATTGACGATAGCGTAGCGGGGCATATACTAGAAAACTTTTTTAATCCAAAATCCAAGTTGCGCTGTAAGCGCACCAAAGGTGCGACTCAAAATCCAAAATCGGTACGGTCAAATTTTCACAGAAATTAATTTTTGGGGCGTTCGCTGAACGTCTCGCACCACATGAAGATGGCGACTACCCACCAGTCCTCAACCAAGCAAGATATCCTAGAATATCTGCACAAACACGAAAAAGCAACGGCTTTGGAGCTAGCTGAAGTTTTAGACGTTACCCCCCAAGCTATTCGTCGCCATCTCAAAGATTTGGAGACGGAGGAGCTAGTTTTGTATTCTACATCAGTGCAGGCGGCGGGGATGGGGCGTCCGCAGCATCTTTATCAACTGAGTCGTCAAGGACGCGATCGCTTGCATCGAACAATGAGCGATCGCTTTGGTGATGGCCACGGAAATTTTGCGGTTTCGCTGCTAGACACCTTAGCCGAAACGGTAGGACACGACCAATTTAAATCGATTTTAGAGAAACAGTGGCAGCGTAAAGCCAAAGAATATCGCGATCGCGTCGGTAACGGTTCACTGCGAGAACGTGTAGCCAACTTAGTAGAGTTGAGAAAAGCGGAAGGCTTCATGGCAGAGTATCACGCTGTTGATGTAAATGACTCCTTTGAGAGCGATCGCTTTATCTTAATGGAGCATAACTGCGCCATTTCCAACGTTGCCGAGTCTTTCCCCAGCATCTGTGGTCACGAATTAGAAATGTTTGCAGCCGTCTTACCCGATTGTACCGTAGAACGCACCCACTGGATTATTGATGGCGAACACCGTTGTGGCTATTTGGTGCAAATTCGTCATTAGTCATTTTCTAATACCCAATGCCCAATGCCCAATGCCCAATGCCCAACTAAATTTGAGATAGCATTTCATTTATGGATTTACCACCACAGCAACCATCAACACAATTTTTAACCCTGGAAGAGTCAGCAAAAGTAGACGCGGCTTTGTTGTCTTCCCCAGAAAAGTTTTTAACAAGATTGA from Nostoc commune NIES-4072 includes:
- a CDS encoding Uma2 family endonuclease — its product is MLVKSTVGEQRTVLHNISWETFEALLRDTGEDRGSRFAYDCGVLEIMTPLFEHENPKIQFDRFILVLAEELGIEIISAGSTTLKRRITKRGIEPDTCYYIQNEPAIRGKVKLNLENDPPPDLAIEIDITSSSVNKLGIYSALGVTELWRYDGQNLKFYQLIEGQYVECKFSIAFPIVSVSEISRFIEQSKCMGEIALLKSFRAWVRERIS
- a CDS encoding Uma2 family endonuclease — translated: MLVKSTPAEQRTVLHNVSWETFEALLRDTGEDRGSRFAYDCGTLEIMTPLFEHENPKIQFDRLIFALAVELKTKIRSAGSTTLKRKPITKVIEPDTCYYIQNEPLIRGKQELDLTTDPAPDLAVEIDITSSSVNKFNIYAALGVGELWTYNGEVLKFYQLVENQYIEIKLSIAFPLISVSEMNRFIQQSKTMDEIDLVQSFSAWVRGKIA
- a CDS encoding cysteine desulfurase produces the protein MTFTPTKTLADKVRADFPILHQEVNEKPLVYLDNAATSQKPLFVLNTLRDYYEQYNANVHRGAHSLSAKATDAYEGARDKVAKFINAASRQEIVYTRNASEAINLVAYSWGMNNLQPGDEIILSVMEHHSNIVPWQLVAQKTGAVLKFVELTPEETFDLSQFKKLISDKTKLVSVVHISNALGCINPVEEIGAIAHSYGAKFLVDACQSVPHYPVDVQKIDCDWLVASGHKMCAPTGIGFLYGKLELLESMPPFFGGGEMIAEVYLDHSTYAELPHKFEAGTPAIGEAIALGAAIDYLSSIGMDKIHAYEAELTAYLFQQLEQIPQIRIYGPKPNAKGEGRAALASFTAGEVHANDLSTLLDQEGVAIRSGHHCTQPLHRYLGLAATARASLSFYNTREEIDIFIKALKETLDFFAGFLA
- the sufD gene encoding Fe-S cluster assembly protein SufD, giving the protein MNIQVSPSPIPNSNAVSLTSMLDRDDYLTGLLNQVTATKTEGWLQELRQSAANWVRHSIIPTTREEEWRFTDLSSLRKVQFNVEARNFASVELDILPEAANSRLIFVNGVFAPELSAVSDLPSGIVVSNLAGLSAVEQEGVQQYLAQAEGAQEVFTALNTAGITDAAVVWVKKNVVVETPIHLVFISVAGETATISQPRCLVVAESGSQVTLVEEYTNRQDAKSAEDGVYLTNAVTEIWVGENAQVSHIRVEQEGAEAFHIGKTAIAQARDSRYTSHAITLGAKLSRHNLEILQTGEQTQTTLNGLTIISGKQLSDTHSAIALNYPHGTSDQLHKCIVGDRAHAVFNGKVFVPKPAQLTNASQLNRNLLLSSKARVDTKPQLEITADNVKCAHGATVSQLEDDEIFYLQSRGIDENDARKLLINAFAAEVINQIPIPSLREILLNIVNNLKSLTNE
- the sufC gene encoding Fe-S cluster assembly ATPase SufC; amino-acid sequence: MIIENSEVVLSVRNLTANVDGTPILKGVNLEVRSGEIHAIMGPNGSGKSTFSKVLAGHPAYEVTGGEVIFQGQNLLELEPEERARSGVFLAFQYPLEIPGVSNLDFLRVAYNSRRKAQGLEEIDAFDFDDLIEEKLDVVKMNSSFLSRSLNEGFSGGEKKRNEILQMALLEPKLGILDETDSGLDIDALRIVANGVNQLATPENSTILITHYQRLLDYIVPDFVHVMAQGQIITSGGKELALELESRGYDWVLEEFAAAEVGV
- the sufB gene encoding Fe-S cluster assembly protein SufB; this translates as MSATVKTLVNQPYKYGFVTDIEADTIPRGLDEDVIRLISSKKNEPQFMLDFRLRAYRQWQKMTEPTWPNVKYPPINYQDIIYYSAPKRKKEKLNSLDEVDPTLLETFEKLGISLSEQKRLANVAVDAIFDSVSVATTFKEKLAEDGVIFCSFSEALQEHPELIKKYLGSVVPIADNYFAALNAAVFSDGSFVYIPKGVKCPMELSTYFRINSGDTGQFERTLIVAEEGSYVSYLEGCTAPMYDSNQLHAAVVELVALDNAEIKYSTVQNWYAGDANGKGGIYNFVTKRGLCQGVNSKISWTQVETGSAITWKYPSCVLVGDNSVGEFYSVALTNHQQQADTGSKMIHVGKNTRSTIISKGISAGNSSNSYRGLVKVNPTAKGARNYSQCDSMLIGDNAHANTFPYIQVQNNGAKVEHEASTSKIGEDQLFYFAQRGISSEDAISMMISGFCKDVFNQLPMEFAVEADKLLSLKLEGSVG
- the sufR gene encoding iron-sulfur cluster biosynthesis transcriptional regulator SufR gives rise to the protein MATTHQSSTKQDILEYLHKHEKATALELAEVLDVTPQAIRRHLKDLETEELVLYSTSVQAAGMGRPQHLYQLSRQGRDRLHRTMSDRFGDGHGNFAVSLLDTLAETVGHDQFKSILEKQWQRKAKEYRDRVGNGSLRERVANLVELRKAEGFMAEYHAVDVNDSFESDRFILMEHNCAISNVAESFPSICGHELEMFAAVLPDCTVERTHWIIDGEHRCGYLVQIRH